A single window of Kitasatospora sp. HUAS MG31 DNA harbors:
- a CDS encoding glycosyltransferase family 2 protein, protein MVTLLLWLSTAVIVTTMTYNSGLFALSRRRWHLVDPGEQRRTYVFLLACLNEERVLGESLRRLMELPRTDCLVLVVDDASDDRTAEIVRAADPHRVLLHQRHLPNARRGKGAALNDGLRHLVESGIVADRDPDEVVVCVLDADGRLAAGAVEEADRYFTDPRTGAVQIGVRMYNRGHSLLTRMQDMEFVVYTDIFQAARRHIGSVGLGGNGQFMRLSALRSLGPDPWSDRLTEDLDLGVRLIARGWENQYCPSAAVHQQAVIRLKLLVRQRSRWFQGHMQAMRLLPTVLREIPAGAAADLTYHLSSPALLLLTSFLPLAFLAGILGFAADSITQGHNTFPLIYLVPLYLLAFAPAYAYAYVYKRRERQLGALRCLLLAHLFVAYGYLWFAAGWWAVGRVVSGRTGWLKTART, encoded by the coding sequence GCGGCGGACCTACGTCTTCCTCCTCGCCTGTCTCAACGAGGAGCGCGTCCTCGGCGAGAGCCTGCGGCGGCTGATGGAACTGCCCCGGACCGACTGCCTCGTCCTGGTGGTTGACGACGCCTCGGACGACCGGACCGCCGAGATCGTCAGGGCCGCCGACCCGCACCGCGTCCTGCTGCACCAGCGGCACCTGCCCAACGCCCGGCGGGGCAAGGGCGCCGCGCTCAACGACGGCCTGCGCCACCTGGTCGAGTCCGGCATCGTCGCCGACCGGGACCCGGACGAGGTCGTCGTCTGCGTCCTCGACGCCGACGGGCGGCTGGCGGCCGGGGCCGTCGAGGAGGCCGACCGCTACTTCACGGACCCCCGCACCGGCGCCGTTCAGATCGGCGTGCGGATGTACAACCGCGGCCACAGCCTGCTGACCCGCATGCAGGACATGGAGTTCGTCGTCTACACCGACATCTTCCAGGCCGCCCGCCGCCACATCGGCAGCGTCGGACTCGGCGGCAACGGCCAGTTCATGCGGCTCAGCGCCCTGCGCTCGCTCGGCCCCGACCCCTGGAGCGACCGGCTCACCGAGGACCTCGACCTCGGCGTCCGCCTCATCGCCCGCGGCTGGGAGAACCAGTACTGCCCCAGCGCCGCCGTCCACCAGCAGGCCGTGATCCGGCTGAAGCTGCTGGTCCGCCAGCGCTCCCGCTGGTTCCAGGGCCACATGCAGGCCATGCGCCTGCTGCCGACGGTGCTCCGCGAGATCCCGGCCGGCGCGGCCGCCGACCTCACCTACCACCTCTCCAGCCCCGCGCTGCTGCTGCTCACCTCCTTCCTCCCGCTGGCCTTCCTGGCCGGGATCCTCGGCTTCGCCGCCGACTCGATCACCCAGGGGCACAACACCTTCCCCCTGATCTACCTGGTGCCGCTCTACCTGCTCGCCTTCGCCCCCGCCTACGCCTACGCCTACGTGTACAAGCGGCGGGAGCGGCAGCTCGGCGCCCTGCGCTGCCTGCTGCTGGCCCACCTCTTCGTGGCCTACGGCTACCTGTGGTTCGCCGCCGGCTGGTGGGCCGTCGGACGCGTGGTCAGCGGCCGGACCGGCTGGCTGAAGACCGCCCGCACCTGA
- the wecB gene encoding non-hydrolyzing UDP-N-acetylglucosamine 2-epimerase: protein MSRLPLPDPAAGATPDRPQHHGHRPLHAAVILGTRPEAVKLAPVLRALEESTDFAPLLVNTGQHREMLDQMLARLQLTPHHDLAVMKDRQQLSDLTGRLVEGIGRVLRAEGPDLVIVQGDTTSTLCGALAAFYERIPVAHVEAGLRSGVLDNPFPEELNRLLVSRLTRWHFAPTERAGARLRSEGVPADNVYVTGNTVIDNLLWVRRRAAGRSAFRTGLRGILVTLHRRENQGDRMRAMAATLLRLARRSDVEILLPVHRSPAVRDVLVTALRDQPNITLTDPLDYFDFTASLAASDLVLTDSGGVQEEAPSLDKPVLVLRTTTERPEVVTAGAARLVGTDPDAIHAAANGLLDDPALYRSMAEAPSPFGDGRAAQRITTRLAEDFAAGPAAGIAVGAAAGDALPARW, encoded by the coding sequence ATGTCCCGTCTCCCCCTGCCCGACCCCGCCGCCGGAGCCACCCCGGACCGGCCGCAGCACCACGGCCACCGCCCACTGCACGCGGCCGTGATCCTGGGCACCCGGCCGGAGGCGGTCAAGCTCGCCCCGGTGCTGCGCGCCCTGGAGGAGTCCACCGACTTCGCCCCGCTGCTGGTCAACACCGGCCAGCACCGCGAGATGCTCGACCAGATGCTGGCCCGCCTCCAGCTGACCCCGCATCACGACCTGGCCGTGATGAAGGACCGCCAGCAGCTCTCCGACCTCACCGGCCGCCTGGTCGAGGGCATCGGCCGGGTGCTCCGGGCCGAGGGCCCCGACCTGGTGATCGTCCAGGGCGACACCACCAGCACCCTGTGCGGCGCCCTCGCCGCCTTCTACGAGCGGATCCCGGTCGCCCACGTCGAGGCCGGCCTGCGCAGCGGCGTCCTGGACAACCCCTTCCCCGAGGAGCTCAACCGGCTCCTGGTCAGCCGCCTCACCCGCTGGCACTTCGCCCCCACCGAACGGGCCGGCGCCCGGCTGCGCTCCGAGGGCGTCCCCGCCGACAACGTCTACGTCACCGGCAACACCGTGATCGACAACCTGCTCTGGGTCCGCCGCCGCGCGGCCGGCCGCTCCGCCTTCCGCACCGGCCTGCGCGGCATCCTGGTCACCCTGCACCGCAGGGAGAACCAGGGCGACCGGATGCGCGCCATGGCCGCCACCCTGCTGCGCCTGGCCCGCCGCTCCGACGTGGAGATCCTGCTGCCGGTGCACCGCAGCCCCGCCGTCCGCGACGTCCTGGTGACCGCGCTGCGCGACCAGCCGAACATCACCCTGACCGACCCGCTGGACTACTTCGACTTCACCGCCTCGCTCGCCGCCAGCGACCTCGTCCTCACCGACTCCGGCGGGGTCCAGGAGGAGGCGCCCAGCCTGGACAAGCCCGTCCTGGTGCTGCGCACCACCACCGAACGGCCCGAGGTGGTCACCGCCGGCGCCGCCCGGCTGGTCGGCACCGACCCCGACGCCATCCACGCCGCCGCCAACGGCCTGCTCGACGACCCGGCCCTCTACCGGAGCATGGCCGAGGCGCCGAGCCCGTTCGGCGACGGACGGGCCGCCCAGCGGATCACCACCCGGCTCGCCGAGGACTTCGCCGCCGGGCCCGCCGCCGGGATCGCCGTCGGAGCGGCCGCCGGCGACGCCCTGCCGGCCCGCTGGTGA
- a CDS encoding family 16 glycoside hydrolase: MDPDRPNRAAATRGPPPPPSPADPGPLLLPARAWRRVLLLVVPIALLLVVVMVALTSGSGLQRWPEGTVHGPWRSVFDGGGFTGERDGVLVLEPARSQRPDETHASLVVSTASYGDLRYRVQTRTTEQLRRPAPNSWEVAWVLWHFTDTQHFYYLTLKPTGWELGKEDPAYPGSQRFLATGPPSYPVGPWYAVDIRQTGATASVIVDGRHLVDFTDTERPYLQGGVGAYTEDAHTEFRDASVRPAG; this comes from the coding sequence ATGGACCCGGACCGGCCGAACCGGGCCGCCGCCACCCGCGGCCCGCCCCCGCCCCCGTCTCCCGCCGACCCCGGCCCGCTGCTGCTCCCCGCCCGGGCCTGGCGGAGGGTCCTGCTCCTGGTCGTCCCGATCGCCCTGCTCCTGGTCGTCGTGATGGTCGCGCTCACCTCCGGCTCCGGACTGCAGCGCTGGCCCGAGGGCACCGTCCACGGCCCGTGGCGCTCGGTCTTCGACGGCGGCGGGTTCACCGGCGAACGGGACGGCGTCCTCGTCCTGGAACCCGCCCGCTCCCAGCGCCCCGACGAGACCCACGCCAGCCTGGTGGTCTCCACCGCCTCCTACGGCGACCTCCGCTACCGGGTGCAGACCCGTACCACCGAACAACTGCGCCGGCCCGCCCCCAACTCCTGGGAGGTCGCCTGGGTGCTCTGGCACTTCACCGACACCCAGCACTTCTACTACCTGACCCTCAAGCCCACCGGCTGGGAACTCGGCAAGGAGGACCCGGCCTACCCCGGCAGCCAGCGCTTCCTCGCCACCGGCCCGCCCTCCTACCCGGTCGGCCCCTGGTACGCCGTCGACATCCGGCAGACCGGCGCCACCGCCAGCGTCATCGTGGACGGCCGCCACCTCGTCGACTTCACCGACACCGAGCGCCCGTACCTGCAGGGCGGCGTCGGTGCGTACACCGAGGATGCGCACACCGAGTTCCGCGACGCCTCGGTCCGCCCGGCCGGCTAG
- a CDS encoding ArnT family glycosyltransferase, giving the protein MPTDTATRPSPSALTARLPERVRVGYWTRLVPLLALLAAVTHIPSFLRPVWSPDEGYLATQARMLADGGVLYDTVVDRKPPLLPWLYQACFAVFGSGSLWPLRTLAIGAHLATAVLLASIARGRWGNRAGGAAGVLYLLLSIGLSPEDTQAATFEVFMLPAMVAAFRYAERRRWLAAGIAVALCSLTKQTGGAVMLPVLWMLYQDARWRGVPWRPALAKTSFGFALPIALVAVILTKPKGFLFWVVTGSGDYASFGSNWLQMLGRAFGNWAILAAAALGFLAPLGHRVWRRLRHRPLPVRGEEYGSTVDLWVWLLSSVVAVSVGFHFYGHYYLQLMPALVLLGVGAVSTGAVRWKPVLVYSAVACTFFWGLAVFWPGQKLNQTAEVATAVAARTSPKDTVLVWGMHPELYWLADRRPATRYLTAGFLTNYSGGKDDQKVGEQYSVSNAWQTFDAELAKGLPEVVVDDSGTAPYQPGMVPRIESLLDTHYEVVGITGDTVIYRLRKG; this is encoded by the coding sequence GTGCCCACCGACACCGCGACCCGCCCGAGCCCGAGCGCCCTCACCGCGCGCCTGCCCGAGCGAGTCCGCGTGGGGTACTGGACCAGACTGGTGCCGCTGCTCGCCCTGCTGGCCGCGGTCACCCACATCCCGTCCTTCCTGCGCCCGGTCTGGAGCCCCGACGAGGGGTACCTGGCCACCCAGGCCAGGATGCTCGCCGACGGCGGCGTCCTGTACGACACCGTGGTCGACCGCAAGCCCCCGCTGCTTCCCTGGCTCTACCAGGCCTGCTTCGCGGTCTTCGGCTCCGGCTCGCTCTGGCCGCTGCGCACCCTGGCGATCGGCGCCCACCTGGCCACCGCCGTGCTGCTCGCCTCGATCGCCCGGGGCCGCTGGGGCAACCGGGCCGGCGGCGCGGCCGGCGTGCTCTACCTGCTGCTCTCCATCGGCCTCTCCCCGGAGGACACCCAGGCGGCGACCTTCGAGGTCTTCATGCTGCCCGCCATGGTCGCCGCCTTCCGGTACGCCGAGCGGCGCCGCTGGCTGGCGGCCGGCATCGCGGTGGCGCTCTGCTCGCTGACCAAGCAGACCGGCGGCGCGGTGATGCTGCCGGTGCTCTGGATGCTCTACCAGGACGCCCGGTGGCGCGGGGTGCCGTGGCGCCCGGCGCTGGCCAAGACCTCCTTCGGGTTCGCCCTGCCGATAGCCCTGGTCGCGGTGATCCTCACCAAGCCCAAGGGGTTCCTGTTCTGGGTGGTCACCGGCAGCGGCGACTACGCCTCCTTCGGCTCCAACTGGCTGCAGATGCTCGGCCGGGCCTTCGGCAACTGGGCGATCCTGGCCGCCGCCGCCCTGGGCTTCCTGGCGCCGCTGGGCCACCGGGTGTGGCGCCGGCTGCGGCACCGGCCGCTGCCGGTCCGCGGCGAGGAGTACGGCTCCACCGTGGACCTGTGGGTGTGGTTGCTCTCCTCGGTGGTCGCGGTCAGCGTCGGCTTCCACTTCTACGGCCACTACTACCTGCAGCTGATGCCGGCGCTGGTGCTGCTCGGCGTGGGCGCGGTCTCCACCGGCGCGGTCCGCTGGAAGCCGGTCCTGGTGTACTCGGCCGTCGCCTGCACCTTCTTCTGGGGCCTGGCGGTCTTCTGGCCCGGCCAGAAGCTGAACCAGACCGCCGAGGTCGCCACCGCCGTCGCCGCCCGCACCAGCCCCAAGGACACCGTCCTGGTCTGGGGCATGCACCCCGAGCTGTACTGGCTGGCCGACCGCCGCCCGGCCACCCGCTACCTCACCGCCGGCTTCCTCACCAACTACAGCGGAGGCAAGGACGACCAGAAGGTCGGCGAGCAGTACAGCGTCAGCAACGCCTGGCAGACCTTCGACGCCGAGCTCGCCAAGGGCCTCCCCGAGGTGGTCGTCGACGACTCCGGCACCGCCCCGTACCAGCCCGGCATGGTCCCCCGCATCGAGAGCCTGCTCGACACCCACTACGAGGTCGTCGGCATCACCGGCGACACCGTGATCTACCGCCTCAGGAAGGGCTAG
- a CDS encoding teichoic acid biosynthesis protein C, with the protein MVAADRTRIGRRSLLLAGAGTLAALGAAGCGSGAGVPAPTGPRFDLATASDRLIREKPLWYGTLPQSFAFDRVHGHIYVTQAVESDALLPGDREPASTEEGVSGDLCVNKLDLEGNRLEFMRLKGFGHGVGLGVEVVGGSVYVWTETDVNPESGYGRALARTRFTHRAVLTMADEQVAVHNPVPGSTSNQPSIDPHTGRLALRHRRQGQHYYRLFDLADVVRGRYDRPILEVAETDLTDSDEDVFQGFALMGDFVYRLQGTAYTDTLDTDRPPHINPKGSKGNASVSSIDLRTGRVVERVRTEAAWTLDWREPEGIAVDPSGPRLCMGFGGGQGRPWTFTVYTKSTLVPDRSGQPTAAPSGGGRPSGGASPS; encoded by the coding sequence ATGGTGGCAGCCGACCGCACCCGAATAGGGCGCCGCAGCCTGCTGCTGGCCGGTGCCGGCACGTTGGCGGCACTGGGCGCGGCGGGCTGCGGATCGGGAGCGGGCGTGCCGGCCCCCACCGGCCCCCGCTTCGACCTGGCGACGGCCAGCGACCGGCTCATCCGGGAGAAGCCGCTGTGGTACGGCACACTGCCGCAGTCCTTCGCCTTCGACCGGGTGCACGGGCACATCTACGTCACCCAGGCCGTGGAGTCGGACGCCCTGCTGCCCGGGGACCGCGAACCCGCCTCCACGGAGGAGGGGGTCAGCGGCGACCTCTGCGTCAACAAGCTCGACCTGGAGGGCAACCGGCTGGAGTTCATGCGGCTGAAGGGGTTCGGCCACGGCGTCGGCCTCGGCGTGGAGGTGGTGGGCGGGTCGGTGTACGTCTGGACCGAGACCGACGTCAACCCCGAGTCGGGATACGGCCGGGCCCTGGCCCGGACGCGGTTCACGCACCGGGCCGTGCTCACCATGGCGGACGAACAGGTGGCGGTCCACAATCCGGTTCCCGGCTCCACCTCCAATCAGCCGTCGATCGACCCGCACACCGGCCGGCTGGCGCTGCGCCACCGCCGCCAGGGGCAGCACTACTACCGGCTCTTCGACCTGGCGGACGTCGTCCGGGGCCGGTACGACCGCCCGATCCTGGAGGTGGCCGAGACCGACCTGACCGACTCGGACGAGGACGTCTTCCAGGGATTCGCGCTGATGGGCGACTTCGTCTACCGGCTGCAGGGCACCGCGTACACCGACACCCTCGACACCGACCGGCCGCCGCACATCAATCCGAAGGGCTCCAAGGGGAACGCCAGCGTGTCCTCCATCGACCTGCGCACCGGCCGGGTGGTGGAGCGGGTCCGTACCGAGGCGGCCTGGACGCTCGACTGGCGGGAGCCGGAGGGGATCGCGGTGGATCCCAGCGGCCCCCGGCTGTGCATGGGCTTCGGCGGCGGCCAGGGACGGCCGTGGACGTTCACGGTGTACACCAAGAGCACGCTGGTCCCGGACCGGTCGGGGCAGCCCACGGCCGCTCCCTCCGGGGGTGGCCGGCCGTCGGGTGGGGCTAGCCCTTCCTGA
- a CDS encoding bifunctional cytidylyltransferase/SDR family oxidoreductase — MKSAAPAAPLTVAVILAGGSGQRIGLSIPKQLIKIAGKTILEHTLAVFDEAPGIDHVILMMHPGFVAEAEAIVAGAGLRRPVRIVPGGDTRNATTELSFAAVSELTGGEDGKVLFHDAVRPLVSQRIIQECIDSLDTYRAVDVAIPSSDTIIVTTTTGMAAGEHEIITDVPDRSRLRRGQTPQAFWLSTIRRAYALAAGDPGFVATDDCTVVLRYLPDTPIHVVAGEERNMKVTQPIDIHIADKLFQLSTSTLAEPIHPEDYREYLTGKTLVVLGGSYGIGADIAALAGEHGARVFSFSRSTTGTDVADPESVAAALEHAYVESGRIDYVVNTAGVLRIGRLADLSAAEVDEALRVNFIAPASIARAAHAYLAKSRGQLLLFTSSSYTRGRAEYSLYSSAKAAVVNLTQALGDEWSGDGIRVNCVNPERTLTPMRVQAFGEEPAGSLLSSRTVARASLDVLISDITGQIVDVRRDTAPAAL; from the coding sequence ATGAAGTCCGCGGCCCCGGCAGCCCCCCTCACCGTCGCCGTCATCCTCGCCGGCGGATCAGGCCAGCGCATCGGGCTCTCCATCCCCAAGCAGCTGATCAAGATCGCCGGCAAGACCATCCTGGAGCACACCCTCGCCGTCTTCGACGAGGCGCCGGGGATCGACCACGTGATCCTCATGATGCACCCCGGCTTCGTGGCCGAGGCGGAGGCGATCGTGGCGGGAGCCGGGCTGCGCCGCCCGGTCCGGATCGTGCCGGGCGGCGACACCCGGAACGCGACCACCGAGCTGTCCTTCGCCGCCGTGTCCGAGCTGACCGGCGGCGAGGACGGCAAGGTGCTCTTCCACGACGCGGTGCGCCCCCTGGTCTCCCAGCGGATCATCCAGGAGTGCATCGACTCCCTCGACACGTACCGCGCGGTGGACGTCGCCATCCCGTCCTCCGACACGATCATCGTGACCACGACCACGGGCATGGCCGCCGGCGAGCACGAGATCATCACCGACGTGCCGGACCGCTCCCGGCTGCGCCGCGGGCAGACCCCGCAGGCGTTCTGGCTCTCCACGATCCGCCGCGCCTACGCGCTGGCGGCGGGCGATCCCGGTTTCGTGGCCACCGACGACTGCACCGTGGTGCTGCGCTACCTCCCGGACACCCCGATCCATGTGGTGGCCGGCGAGGAGCGGAACATGAAGGTGACCCAGCCGATCGACATCCACATCGCCGACAAGCTGTTCCAGCTCTCCACCAGTACCCTCGCCGAGCCCATCCACCCGGAGGACTACCGGGAGTACCTCACCGGGAAGACCCTGGTGGTCCTGGGCGGCTCGTACGGGATAGGCGCCGACATCGCGGCGCTGGCCGGGGAGCACGGTGCCCGGGTGTTCAGCTTCAGCCGGAGCACCACCGGCACCGACGTGGCCGACCCGGAGAGCGTGGCGGCCGCGCTGGAGCACGCCTACGTCGAATCGGGCCGGATCGACTACGTGGTGAACACCGCGGGCGTGCTGCGGATCGGCCGGCTGGCCGACCTGAGCGCCGCCGAGGTGGACGAGGCGCTGCGGGTCAACTTCATCGCCCCGGCCTCGATCGCCCGGGCGGCCCACGCCTACCTGGCGAAGTCCCGTGGCCAGCTGCTGCTGTTCACCTCCAGCTCCTACACCCGCGGCCGGGCCGAGTACAGCCTCTACTCCTCGGCCAAGGCGGCCGTCGTCAACCTGACCCAGGCGCTCGGCGACGAGTGGTCGGGCGACGGCATCCGGGTGAACTGCGTCAACCCCGAGCGGACGCTGACCCCGATGCGGGTCCAGGCGTTCGGTGAGGAGCCAGCCGGTTCCCTGCTGTCCAGCCGGACGGTGGCCCGGGCCTCCCTCGACGTCCTGATCTCCGACATCACCGGGCAGATCGTCGACGTCCGTCGGGACACGGCGCCCGCAGCGCTCTGA
- a CDS encoding glycosyltransferase family 4 protein yields the protein MKIAFLLHNRYGIGGAITSTLNLAAALSDEHQVEIVSTRRDRDVPALPVDPRVSVVDLTDLREHSHLYDGDDPLAAKPAKVFPKEDSFRGKEFSRLTEVRLARYLAETDAHAVIATNPGIAICLARMGGNYIKGVQEHRFLADHSAALRKLLPEAYKKLDVVIPVSREEAENEQKALAHTGVRVRSIPNCVPVPPIAPSDSTSKIVISAGRLVPFKQYHHLIEAFAKVVAQRPDWQLRIYGGGPERAKLTTRIADLGLGNNVLLMGSSNQMEVEWPKGSIAASSSNSEALPMNIIEAMYAGLPVVSTDCDYGPREIITEGVDGHLVPVGDTDALAAQILGLIQDDERRAHMGRAAQDSARRYLPQEVAAQYHGLLNQLVADRGLPTTADWWVTPHGDIVVRLAITAGMPPVRLLCLNREAPEGAQAVRFEFQEGPSQDLTAVIPQAGCPLAEGHWDVYAESVDGQARRRLKSGVRDERGMLYAAGPRHEGPVLQSRIPFTADDGSFSIRTWVRPVHVESDSIEIADGHITVGASLWGAAMFQTPVVVAKSRQDPQKNFEVQAAQLGPDRLSFSVPCWGLAQQRTTAHDVWDLWVRLSPEVPLVRVGRFMGDFHDKKTVLQYPITVIPDTPRGRTRVRPFYTVNSELSLNAVDMES from the coding sequence ATGAAGATCGCCTTCCTGCTCCACAACCGGTACGGCATCGGCGGCGCGATCACCAGCACGCTGAACCTCGCCGCGGCCCTGTCCGACGAGCACCAGGTGGAGATCGTCTCGACCCGTCGCGACCGTGACGTCCCGGCGCTGCCGGTGGACCCGCGGGTGAGCGTGGTCGACCTGACGGACCTCCGCGAGCACTCCCATCTGTACGACGGTGACGACCCGCTGGCCGCCAAGCCCGCGAAGGTCTTCCCCAAGGAGGACTCCTTCCGCGGCAAGGAGTTCAGCCGCCTCACCGAGGTCCGACTGGCCAGGTACCTCGCCGAGACCGACGCCCACGCGGTGATCGCGACCAACCCGGGGATCGCGATCTGCCTCGCCAGGATGGGCGGGAACTACATCAAGGGCGTCCAGGAGCACCGCTTCCTCGCCGACCACTCCGCCGCCCTGCGCAAGCTCCTCCCGGAGGCGTACAAGAAGCTCGACGTGGTCATCCCGGTGAGCCGGGAGGAGGCCGAGAACGAGCAGAAGGCGCTGGCCCACACCGGCGTACGGGTGAGGTCCATCCCCAACTGCGTGCCCGTCCCGCCGATCGCGCCCTCGGACTCCACCAGCAAGATCGTGATCTCGGCCGGCCGGCTGGTGCCGTTCAAGCAGTACCACCACCTGATCGAGGCGTTCGCCAAGGTCGTGGCGCAGCGCCCGGACTGGCAGCTGCGGATCTACGGCGGCGGCCCCGAGCGCGCCAAGCTGACCACCCGGATCGCCGATCTCGGGCTGGGGAACAACGTCCTGCTGATGGGCTCCTCCAACCAGATGGAGGTGGAGTGGCCCAAGGGCTCGATCGCGGCCTCGTCCTCGAACTCCGAGGCCCTGCCGATGAACATCATCGAGGCGATGTACGCCGGCCTGCCGGTGGTGAGCACCGACTGCGACTACGGCCCGCGCGAGATCATCACCGAGGGCGTCGACGGGCACCTGGTGCCGGTCGGTGACACCGACGCCCTCGCCGCGCAGATCCTCGGGCTGATCCAGGACGACGAGCGCCGGGCGCACATGGGCCGGGCCGCCCAGGACAGCGCCCGCCGCTACCTGCCGCAGGAGGTCGCGGCGCAGTACCACGGTCTGCTCAACCAGCTGGTGGCGGACCGCGGGCTGCCCACCACCGCCGACTGGTGGGTCACCCCGCACGGCGACATCGTGGTGCGGCTGGCGATCACCGCGGGGATGCCGCCGGTCCGGCTGCTCTGCCTCAACCGGGAGGCGCCGGAGGGCGCCCAAGCGGTCCGGTTCGAGTTCCAGGAGGGCCCGTCGCAGGACCTGACCGCGGTCATCCCCCAGGCGGGCTGCCCGCTGGCCGAGGGCCACTGGGACGTGTACGCCGAGTCCGTCGACGGGCAGGCCCGGCGCCGCCTGAAGTCCGGTGTCAGGGACGAGCGGGGGATGCTGTACGCGGCCGGCCCGCGGCACGAGGGCCCGGTCCTGCAGTCGCGGATCCCGTTCACCGCGGACGACGGCTCGTTCTCGATCCGTACCTGGGTCCGACCGGTGCACGTGGAGTCCGACTCGATCGAGATCGCCGACGGGCACATCACGGTCGGCGCCTCGCTCTGGGGTGCGGCGATGTTCCAGACACCTGTGGTGGTGGCCAAGTCGCGGCAGGACCCGCAGAAGAACTTCGAGGTGCAGGCGGCCCAGCTGGGACCCGACCGGCTGAGCTTCAGCGTGCCCTGTTGGGGCCTCGCCCAGCAGCGGACCACCGCACACGACGTCTGGGACCTCTGGGTGCGCCTCTCCCCCGAGGTGCCGCTCGTCCGGGTCGGCCGGTTCATGGGCGACTTCCACGACAAGAAGACCGTCCTGCAGTACCCGATCACCGTGATCCCGGACACCCCGCGCGGACGGACCCGGGTCCGTCCCTTCTACACCGTCAACAGCGAACTCTCGCTCAACGCGGTCGACATGGAGAGCTGA